The following proteins are co-located in the Xiphophorus maculatus strain JP 163 A chromosome 8, X_maculatus-5.0-male, whole genome shotgun sequence genome:
- the sec31a gene encoding protein transport protein Sec31A isoform X5, whose translation MKLKEINRTAIQSWSPAQHHPIYLATGTSAQQLDASFSTNASLELFELDLADPSLDMKSCGSLPSAHRYHKLVWGPYGMDAQGHPSGVLIAGGENGNVILYDAAKIMAGESDVIVAESVRHTGPVRALDVNHFQSNLVASGGNESEIYIWDMNNFGSPMTPGPKAQPQEDIGCVAWNKQVHHILASACPSGRASVWDLRKNDLIIKVSDHSNRMHCSGLAWNPEVATQLVLASEDDRLPVIQMWDLRFASSPLKILEHHTRGVLAIAWSLADPELLLSCGKDSRILCWNPNTGEVLYELPTGSQWCFDIQWCPRNPAVLSAAGFDGHIDIYSIMGGSSQAQSQRHADQISNSFGNLDPFGTGQPLPPLQLPQTPAAPATVNPLKKPPKWIRRPVGASFAFGGKLVSLENARPPQPQQPTSHVVHVSQVVTETAFLERSDRLQATLSSGGFVDFCQEKISAAANEFERTVWSFLKVNFESDVRSKYLELLGYNKEEVASKISAALEEKPANVPQPDLSASASPLPPADLGLAPPADTPEAAFDLIAASNLQPAAALQLNSTPDPDSEEPAEPEDGPDSELDTNMVEEEEEEEEKQEEEDEIPLNEDLIAQVEVEESSPIETPAEIPPPVPTPAGGVHLSVSQDVDGLITQALLTGDFQGAVELCLHDNRMADSIILAIAGGADLLEKTQRKYFTKANSKITKLISAVVMKDWHDILKTCDLQNWREAMAAVMTYARPEEFSSLCDLLGSRLEAAEDPQLQSQACLCYICAGNVEKLVSCWSRAQDGHCPLSLQDLVEKVVVLRRAVELTQRSGPAAIGILLAEKMSQYASLLASQGGLSTAITYLPDNTNQVAVQQLRDRLIWALGQQAAPAQTHRVASQLPGRPALPQHPFPQVQPALVPQPAAGVPVPGPTPASAPSQPQYYQPVEPPNPMYGLPASSTPAAPSASSTPGYMYSHQYQPYPQINQYPPGAGGAPVYQPLQYSSTAPPPPHSPPAEPSSHPQPPGFLSQYTQPVSPPLYPRQPPASHGLSSSPPSRPPFFPASSSFSAPPSSGASFQHGGPGSPVSYMAPPLHPPPSGVSGTQLDSDPGLIPASKRTGPQNGWNDPPALTRAPKKKQLPQNYTPPAPITAPILAPPGADPQAQPMSTGGPQDVLQGLQGPQAPYSGMHQTQLPSQSMNASMPNSNMEGAPGAPTGDAIQPLQSIPAEKIMKKPIPDEHLVLKTTFEGLIQKCLAVAADPQTKRKLDDANKRLEALYDKLREQTLSPAIIGGLHSIARTIESRSYAEGLNIHTHIVGSSNFSETSAFMPVLKVVLTQANKLGV comes from the exons ATGAAACTTAAAGAGATCAACCGCACAGCCATCCAGAGCTGGAGTCCTGCTCAACACCACCCGATCTACCTAGCGACAG GAACGTCCGCACAGCAGCTGGACGCCTCCTTCAGCACCAATGCCTCCCTGGAGCTCTTCGAATTGGACCTGGCTGATCCGTCTCTGGACATGAAGTCGTGCGGCAGCCTCCCCTCCGCTCACAG ATATCATAAACTAGTGTGGGGCCCCTACGGCATGGACGCCCAGGGCCACCCGTCCGGCGTGCTGATCGCCGGCGGGGAGAACGGCAACGTCATCCTGTACGACGCCGCCAAGATCATGGCCGGAGAGAGCGACGTCATCGTAGCCGAGAGCGTCAGGCACACGGGGCCAGTGAGGGCCCTCGACGTCAACCATTTCCAA TCAAACTTGGTTGCATCTGGTGGGAATGAATCAGAAATTTACATCTGGGACATGAATAATTTCGGCTCTCCAATGACACCAGGACCTAAAGCACAG CCGCAGGAGGACATCGGCTGCGTGGCGTGGAACAAACAGGTCCACCACATCCTGGCCTCGGCTTGCCCGAGCGGCAGGGCCTCGGTGTGGGACCTGCGGAAGAACGACCTGATTATCAAAGTCAGCGACCACAGCAACAGA ATGCATTGCTCTGGGCTGGCCTGGAACCCTGAAGTGGCCACCCAGCTGGTCTTGGCCTCAGAAGACGACCGGCTGCCGGTCATCCAGATGTGGGACTTGCGATTCGCTTCCTCTCCTCTCAAGATTTTAGAGCACCACACGCG AGGGGTCCTGGCTATCGCCTGGAGCTTGGCCGATCCGGAGCTGCTCCTGAGCTGCGGGAAAGACAGCCGCATCCTGTGCTGGAACCCCAACACAGGAGAG GTTCTGTACGAGCTGCCCACCGGCAGTCAGTGGTGCTTCGACATCCAGTGGTGCCCCAGGAACCCCGCGGTGCTGTCGGCCGCGGGCTTCGACGGCCACATCGACATCTACTCCATCATGGGAGGCAGCAGCCAGGCGCAGAGCCAGAGGCACGCCGATCAG ATCAGCAACTCCTTTGGGAACCTGGACCCGTTTGGGACGGGGCAGCCGCTGCCTCCGCTGCAGCTGCCGCAGACCCCCGCCGCTCCGGCTACAGTCAACCCCCTGAAGAAGCCCCCCAAGTGGATCCGCAGACCAGTGGGAGCCTCCTTTGCC TTCGGAGGGAAGCTGGTGTCGTTGGAGAACGCGAGGCCTCCGCAGCCTCAGCAGCCCACGTCCCACGTCGTTCACGTCAGCCAGGTCGTCACGGAAACGGCCTTTTTGGAGCGCTCCGACCGGCTGCAGGCCACGCTGAGCTCGGGCGGCTTTGTGGACTTCTGCCAGGAGAAGATCAGCGCGGCTGCCAACGAGTTTGAGAGAACAGTTTGGTCCTTCCTGAAG gtgaatTTCGAAAGCGACGTTCGCAGCAAGTACCTGGAGCTCCTGGGCTACAACAAAGAGGAGGTCGCCTCCAAG ATTTCAGCGGCTTTAGAGGAGAAACCTGCTAACGTCCCTCAG CCGGACTTGTCCGCCTCCGCTTCTCCGCTGCCTCCAGCAGACCTCGGCCTGGCGCCCCCTGCTGACACTCCAGAGGCAGCGTTCGACCTGATCGCTGCCTCAAACCTCCAGCCTGCAGCCGCGCTGCAGCTGAACTCCACTCCAGATCCGGACAGCGAGGAGCCGGCAGAACCGGAAGACGGTCCTGACAGCGAACTGGACACCAAcatggtggaggaggaggaggaggaggaggagaaacaggaggaagaggacgagATTCCTCTGAATGAG GACCTGATAGCCCAGGTGGAAGTGGAGGAGAGCAGTCCGATTGAGACGCCAGCAGAGATCCCCCCTCCGGTTCCCACTCCTGCAGGGGGAGTCCATCTCAGCGTCAGTCAAG ATGTGGACGGGCTGATCACTCAGGCCCTGCTGACTGGAGACTTTCAGGGCGCCGTGGAGCTCTGTCTCCACGACAACCGAATGGCAGACAGCATCATCCTGGCAATTGCCGGAGGAGCCGACCTCTTGGAGAAAACCCAGAGGAAGTACTTCACCAAAGCAAACAGCAAGATCACCAAG CTGATCAGCGCCGTGGTCATGAAAGATTGGCACGACATCCTGAAGACGTGCGATCTGCAGAACTGGAGGGAGGCTATGGCTGCCGTCATGACCTACGCTCGGCCCGAGGAGTTCTCTTCCCTCTGCG ACCTTCTCGGCAGCAGACTGGAGGCAGCAGAGGATCCACAGCTCCAGTCTCAGGCCTGTCTGTGCTACATCTGTGCGGGTAACGTGGAGAAGCTGGTGTCCTGCTGGAGCAGAGCTCAGGATGGACACTGCCCTCTTTCCCTGCAG GACCTGGTGGAGAAGGTGGTGGTGCTGCGTCGGGCGGTGGAGCTGACCCAGCGCTCCGGACCTGCAGCGATCGGCATCCTGCTGGCTGAGAAGATGAGCCAGTACGCCAGCCTGCTGGCCTCTCAGGGCGGTCTGTCCACGGCCATCACATACCTGCCCGACAACACCAACCAG GTTGCGGTGCAGCAGCTTCGGGACCGTCTCATCTGGGCTTTAGGACAGCAAGCAGCGCCAGCACAAACCCACAGAGTTGCATCTCAGCTGCCCGGCCGCCCAGCTCTCCCCCAGCATCCGTTCCCCCAGGTCCAGCCGGCGTTGGTCCctcaacctgctgcaggagTTCCAGTACCAGGCCCTACACCTGCTTCTGCCCCATCTCAGCCACAGTATTACCAGCCG GTGGAGCCTCCAAACCCGATGTACGGCCTGCCAGCCTCCAGCACACCAGCAGCCCCTTCGGCCTCCTCCACTCCTGGCTACATGTACTCCCATCAGTACCAGC CCTACCCCCAGATCAACCAGTACCCGCCTGGAGCTGGGGGGGCTCCTGTCTATCAGCCTCTTCAGTACTCTTCTaccgctcctcctcctcctcacagtCCTCCTGCTGAGCCCTCCTCCCATCCTCAGCCCCCCGGCTTCCTCTCTCAGTACACCCAGCCCGTCTCGCCTCCTCTCTATCCGAGACAGCCTCCTGCCAGCCACGGCCtgtcctcctctcctccctctcgCCCTCCTTTCTTTCCTGCCTCGTCTTCCTTCTCCGCTCCGCCGTCCTCCGGAGCGTCTTTCCAGCACGGCGGGCCAGGATCTCCCGTGTCGTACATGGCGCCTCCTCTCCATCCTCCACCGAGCGGAGTCTCAGGTACACAGCTAGACTCCGACCCCGGGCTGATCCCCGCCTCTAAGAGAACAG ggccCCAGAATGGCTGGAACGACCCTCCAGCTCTGACCCGAGCCCCAAAGAAGAAG caGCTTCCACAGAACTATACCCCACCTGCCCCCATCACGGCTCCCATTCTGGCCCCGCCGGGCGCCGACCCCCAGGCTCAGCCCATGTCGACTGGAGGCCCCCAGGATGTGCTGCAGGGTCTGCAGGGCCCCCAGGCCCCATACTCAGGGATGCACCAGACACAGCTCCCCAGTCAAAGCATGAACGCCTCAATGCCCAACTCCAACATGGAGGGCGCACCCGGAGCACCGACAGGAGACGCCATCCAG CCTCTGCAGTCGATCCCTGCTGAGAAGATCATGAAGAAGCCCATCCCCGACGAACACCTGGTGCTGAAGACGACGTTCGAGGGTTTGATCCAGAAGTGCTTGGCCGTAGCTGCCGACCCT CAAACCAAGAGGAAACTCGACGACGCCAACAAACGCTTGGAAGCGCTCTACGACAAACTCAGAGAGCAGACG CTCTCTCCTGCCATCATCGGAGGACTCCACAGCATAGCGAGGACCATCGAGTCTCGCTCCTACGCCGAGGGCCTGAACATCCACACCCACATCGTCGGCAGCAGCAACTTCAGCGAGACGTCCGCCTTCATGCCCGTGCTGAAGGTGGTGCTGACGCAAGCCAACAAGCTCGGCGTTTGA